The following proteins are co-located in the Streptomyces bottropensis ATCC 25435 genome:
- a CDS encoding nuclear transport factor 2 family protein, with protein MGTSTSPAFDVEALRRGTEEADAATLTSLYADDAEMRVVDRNTQPSHPKVLHGRDEIAAMYDDVCSREMTHKIEQCLVQGDQVAVTESCEYPDGARVWASSMISLRDGKIIDHTLLQAWDE; from the coding sequence ATGGGCACCTCGACGAGCCCCGCCTTCGATGTCGAAGCGCTGCGCCGGGGCACGGAGGAAGCGGACGCGGCGACACTGACGTCGCTCTACGCGGACGACGCCGAGATGCGCGTCGTGGACCGCAACACCCAGCCCAGCCATCCCAAGGTGCTGCACGGCCGGGACGAGATCGCCGCGATGTACGACGACGTCTGCAGCCGGGAGATGACGCACAAGATCGAGCAGTGCCTCGTCCAGGGTGATCAGGTCGCCGTCACGGAGTCCTGCGAATACCCCGACGGGGCGCGGGTCTGGGCCAGTTCGATGATCTCCCTGCGCGACGGCAAGATCATCGACCACACCCTGCTTCAGGCCTGGGACGAGTAG
- a CDS encoding aldehyde dehydrogenase family protein, translating into MALTRDLLIGGKDVPATSGRTAEDLDPYTGEVYATVAAAGPEDVTRAVDAADAAFEEWAALAPFARRAIFLKAADLLEGRGDQVADIMAREAGGTRPWAYFNVALAANILREAAAAITAPRGEVLATQKEGALSLAVREPLGVVAAFAPWNAPVILGVRAVAAPLAAGNTVVVKPSEDAPIACGLLVADVLREAGLPDGVLNVVTNAPEDAAEIAEALISDERVRAVNFTGSTGVGRIIGTHAAKHLKPAVLELGGKNAVIVLEDADVDYAVDAVTFSVFMNAGQICMSGDRILVHESLAEEFARKFTAKVATLQAGDPNHPHTVVGPLVSADAARRIAALVEDAVAKGATVLTGGGQPEGAVHPATVLTDVPQDADLYYQESFGPVCVLQTFAADAEAVAIANDTDNGLSCGVITESATHGLTVARRIRTGIVHVNDQSVADEPMVPFGGVKASGYGRFGGRWGIEAFSNTRWVTIATQQAHFPF; encoded by the coding sequence ATGGCCTTGACCCGTGACCTTCTGATCGGCGGCAAGGACGTGCCCGCCACGTCCGGCCGCACCGCCGAAGACCTCGACCCGTACACGGGGGAGGTGTACGCGACGGTCGCGGCGGCCGGGCCGGAGGACGTGACCCGGGCCGTGGACGCCGCCGACGCCGCGTTCGAGGAATGGGCCGCGCTCGCCCCCTTCGCCCGGCGGGCGATCTTCCTCAAGGCCGCCGACCTGCTGGAGGGCCGGGGCGACCAGGTCGCCGACATCATGGCGCGCGAGGCCGGCGGCACCCGCCCCTGGGCCTACTTCAACGTGGCGCTCGCGGCGAACATCCTGCGCGAGGCGGCGGCCGCGATCACCGCTCCGCGCGGCGAGGTGCTCGCCACCCAGAAGGAGGGTGCGCTGAGTCTCGCGGTGCGCGAACCCCTGGGCGTGGTGGCCGCGTTCGCGCCGTGGAACGCGCCGGTCATCCTCGGCGTACGGGCCGTGGCGGCACCGCTGGCCGCCGGCAACACCGTCGTCGTCAAGCCCAGCGAGGACGCGCCCATCGCCTGCGGGCTGCTGGTCGCGGACGTGCTCCGGGAGGCCGGGCTGCCCGACGGCGTGCTCAACGTCGTCACCAACGCGCCCGAGGACGCCGCGGAGATCGCCGAGGCGCTGATCTCCGACGAGCGGGTGCGCGCGGTGAACTTCACCGGCTCCACCGGCGTCGGCCGCATCATCGGCACGCACGCGGCGAAGCACCTCAAGCCCGCCGTACTGGAGCTGGGCGGCAAGAACGCCGTCATCGTGCTCGAGGACGCCGACGTGGACTACGCCGTCGACGCCGTCACCTTCAGCGTCTTCATGAACGCCGGACAGATCTGCATGTCCGGCGACCGGATCCTCGTCCACGAGTCGCTGGCCGAGGAGTTCGCGCGGAAGTTCACCGCCAAGGTCGCCACCCTCCAGGCCGGAGACCCGAACCACCCGCACACCGTGGTCGGCCCGCTCGTCAGTGCCGACGCCGCCCGGCGGATCGCCGCGCTGGTCGAGGACGCCGTCGCCAAGGGCGCCACGGTGCTCACCGGAGGCGGGCAGCCGGAGGGCGCGGTGCACCCGGCGACCGTGCTCACCGACGTCCCCCAGGACGCCGACCTCTACTACCAGGAGTCCTTCGGCCCGGTCTGCGTGCTGCAGACGTTCGCCGCCGACGCGGAGGCCGTGGCCATCGCCAACGACACGGACAACGGCCTGAGCTGCGGCGTCATCACCGAGAGTGCCACGCACGGCCTGACCGTCGCCCGCCGGATCCGCACCGGCATCGTCCACGTCAACGACCAGTCGGTGGCCGACGAGCCGATGGTCCCCTTCGGGGGTGTGAAGGCCTCCGGCTACGGGCGCTTCGGCGGCCGCTGGGGCATCGAGGCCTTCTCCAACACCCGCTGGGTGACCATCGCCACCCAGCAGGCGCACTTCCCCTTCTGA